GTTGGTGATTTTCCCCCCTTTCAGGGAAGTACTGGTATATTTTTTTGTGCTTCCGCCAAAAATGTTGATTTCATCAAAGGAATCGTCCGTAGTGGAGGTAACCTGAGACCGGAGGCGTTTGCGCATGAGCATAGAGAGGCCAATAACCACCAGGATCAATGGCCAGTAGTCTCTCAGCTGAATATCTGTATACTGCCGGAGTATAAAGAAGCCCCAAAGGGCAGCAAATAGCAGTACGCTACGATAATTTCCGGAGAAGAGGTTGGCAATGGCCAGAAGGAGGAAGATATTGATCCAGGAGAAAATGTAACCAGGGAGGCCACTGATTACACCGAGGTTGCTCAGCAATAAAACCAGCCCGATTAGTATCAGGAACAATCCGAAAAGTGGACGCTTTTGAGAATTCATTTTTGCCAATTGTTTAGACAAAGGAGTGCTTTTTTTGAGTAGGAAAATAATCAAAGGGGATGAAATTCAAGGGAACCCTGACATGAGAGATGACAAAATGACCACTCCATACACAACATAGTCAAACTGACATAGTTATTAGAATGAAACACACTTGGTATGGCTATTGCTAAAACCAGGGCAAAACGGAGACAGATTATGCGAGTAGAAGACAGAATGTTAATCAAAAACCTGGCGCATACGGCGGAGATTGTCAATACCATCAATGGTGGAATGACAGAGCCTGTAATCAATATTGATAAGAAGGAAACCGAATGGATCGTGAAAGTGAGGGTGCCGGGAGTAAGTGCGGAACACCTAAAAATTGAGGTTCGCGATTATGAGATGTTTTTGTTTCATATCATTTCGGAGGAAACAACAGCAGATATCGAATTACCCTATTTACTTTCAGCCATTAAGCTGACCAGTCAGGTAGACTTTGACGGAATCATGGCCGAGTATCAGGCAGGAGAACTCTCGATCCATTTACCTCTGGACGAAACCGCCAGCGGTTATGAGCGGGATATTGAGATTTTTAAGAAGTGAGGTCCCACTGAGGGGGCACTGATGTTTCGGCTACCTCAAGGGGAGCCCTCAATGAGCTTGAGTGTTAGTTGTAATAGCTCCTCCTTTTTGAGTTTTTTGATGACATCCTTTTTTTCAGCGGACTCAGAGAGGAGGATTTTAAGGTCCTCCGGACCAAAGTATGCTTCCAGTATAGATTCCTTACCCGTGGCCATCCCGAATAGCTCAAGCTCTTCAATAGCCGAGTTAAAAATTTCCCTGCCTTTGCGCTTACAAGATTCTACAGGCTTATACTGAGAATTGGAGTCGCGCAGCGCCCAGCTGCTATAGTCAATTTTCAGGCCATGGATATGAGTGATTCGGGAGTCAGCTTTCCCAAAGACACGCTCTAAGGCAGATACTGCAGAACTTTTCCACGCTTCCAAATCAAAATCGGAAACGTCCAATTTTTCAACCTGACTTTTGAGTAACTGAATGTATTTTGCTTTCATGGCTTCATAGGGAAGTTACAGATTTCCTGAGTAAACCACGCAACAGCAGGATCTTAACTAATCCTGCTCCAGTTTACTGTGCTTTTTCTCTGTGCTGCCACCTGTTTTCTGATCAGCGCGTTTTTTGGATCTTTCAGGTCCGGGTCGGCATTGAGAACTTCCGTGGCCACGGACCTGGCTAGTTTCAAGATCTCCGTGTCCTTCCCCAAATCTGCAATCATCAGGTCCATGAGTCCGCTTTGCTGTGTGCCCATCAGGTCACCGGGCCCACGGATTTTCAAATCTACCTCCGCTATTTTAAAACCATCGGTGGTGTCTACCATTGTTTGTACACGCAGCTTGGCTTCAGAGGTGAGCTTATTGCCGGTCATCAGGATACAGTAGGATTGATCTGCCCCCCGACCTACCCGACCCCTTAGCTGATGAAGTTGAGAAAGACCAAAGCGCTCCGCATTTTCAATCACCATCACCGAGGCATTCGGGACATTTACACCTACTTCGATCACAGTGGTGGCCACCATTATTTTGGTTTCTCCTTTTACGAAGCGTTGCATTTCCCACTCCTTGTCGTCAGACTTCATTTTGCCATGCACGATAGAAATGGGGTAGTCCGGAAACCGACGGCTTACGCTTTCATATCCGTCCATCAGGTCTTTATAATCCAGGGTGGCGGACTCCTCTATCAGGGGATATACCACATACACCTGACGGCCCTTTTGGATTTCTTTTTCCATGAAACTGAACATCTTCAGTCGGTGACTATCCCGCATGTGGTGTGTCTGGATGGGTTTTCTTCCTGCAGGAAGCTCATCGATGACCGAAATATCCAGATCGCCATAGAGCGTCATGGCCAATGTACGAGGGATGGGTGTGGCAGTCATTACCAGCACATGAGGGTAAGCGTTTTGACCCTTTTTCCAGAGTTGAGCACGCTGCGCCACCCCAAAGCGATGCTGCTCATCGATCACTGCCAGCCCGAGGTTTTTAAACTTCACTTTATCTTCCAGCAAGGCGTGAGTTCCTACGACAATGGGCAGATCCCCGGATTGGAGCATTTCATCTATGACCCGGCGCTCGGATTTTTTGCTGGAGCCAGTCAGGCGTCCAATGTGAATGCCCAAGAGGTCAGCATATTCCTTCAGCCCGTTGTAATGCTGCTCTGCCAGGATTTCCGTGGGCGCCATGAAAGCCGTCTGTGTGCCATTACTGATCGCAATCAAAATACTCAGAAATGCCACCATGGTTTTTCCGCTACCCACATCACCTTGCACCAGTCGGTTCATTTGTTTTCCAGAGCGGAAATCCTGATAGATTTCTTTCACCACTTTCTTCTGGGCGCCGGTGAGCTCAAAAGGAAGGTGCTTATTATAATACTCGTTGAGTAATTCGCTGTTGTCAAACCGGATGCCCGGAAAGCTTTCAATTCGGGTGATCTTGAGCTTGAGGAGTCGCAACTGGATATAAAAGAGTTCCTCAAACTTCAGCCGGTATAGGGCTTTCTGAAGCTCCTGGGTATTTCTGGGAAAATGTATTTGTACGAGCGCCGATTTTTTATCCATCAGCCGATACTGTTGGGTGATCGCCGGAGGCAGCGTTTCGTTGATGTGATTCACGGCTTCTATGAGCAGCATTTTCATCATTTTGCTGATGGCTTTACTGTCTATGAACCGGCGTTTGAGTTTTTCTGTGGTGGTGTACACAGGATGAAGGTAGCTCCCCTGCTTGCTTTTTTCAGTCAGAGGTTCCACTTCGGGGTGAGCGATATTGTATTTGCTCCCGAATCGAGAGGGTTTTCCGAAAACGATATACGGCACACCCACTGCCACACGGGATTTTACCCATTTCACCCCCTGAAACCAAACCAGCTCAATGACACCAGTTTCGTCAGCAAACTGGCCTACGAGTCGTTGCTTACTGCCCACACCGACCGTTTGAAAAGACACGAACTTACCAATGATCTGAATGTAGGCCCGATCTTCCCGGACCTGATTGATTTTGTAAAACCGGGTGCGGTCTTCGTACCGAAACGGATAGTACTGCAGCAGGTCAGCAAAGGTGAAAATTTCGAGTTCTTTTTTGAGCAGCTCGGCCTTTTGGGGGCCCACGCCTTTTAGAAATTCAATACTTCGCTCAAAAAAAGAAGTCATGGCAGAGGTTTCCGCTAATTTATAAAAGAAGGGTTAAGAAATGGTACGGATTAGTCATTCCACTCCAGCGTCTCCAGCAGGTGGAGGGCATCTTCCTTCAAATATCGAATGACAGGAGCCAGAGAATCGTTCTTGGTGGCCGTTTTGAAATAGAGCGCTCCCCGCAAGAAGTGTGCGGTACTGTCAGAAACGTGAAACTGCAACTGCGTGGGCACTTCTCCCTCTAGTTCGGTAAAGGAGGCAAAGTCTCCATTGGGGAGTTCGAGCACTTTTTCGTCAATGGCGTAGGCCTTTACATTGTGCTGAGAAGTGAGCTTATACGAATCGCTAAAATACTCCTGCATTAGCTCAGCCTTATTTTTAATGGGCTTGTAGGTGAGCTGGATATTGGCATCCATGGCAGGATAGAAGATGTCGATCCAATAGCGTTCAGTAATCCACGAGCTGTCCTTCAGGATTCTGGCGTGTTTCGAATACTCAAACTGATAAGGAAAACTATCTGCAAGCGCTGTGTACTCATGCGCAGGCAGGTCGATGCGGTTATACCCCTTGGGTTTGGGTAGGTAAGGGTTTTGCCCACAGGACAGTACCAAAATAGAAATCAGAAATAAAATAGAAATTCTAATCGTCATACTCAGTCCTCAAAATCTTTCATCTGATCGGAATGCTCGGGATTGATGTATACCCGCACCCGCTTGATTCGCCTCTGATCCACCGCTACTACAGTAAACAGAAACTGCTGAAACGTAATTTTTTCCCCGGCGGGTGGCAGCTTGGTATTGAGCTCGAGGAGAAGCCCTCCGAGTGATTCGCTTTCGCGTTTCACTTTCTCAAACACGTCAGAGTCCACTCCCGTAATCTTACAAAAGTCGTTTAGTGACGTTTTACCTTCAAAAATGTACGTGTTGGCATCAAGTTTATTGTAGGCAATTTCGTTTTCCTCATCAAACTCGTCATTGATCTCGCCCACGATCTCCTCGATCACATCTTCCAAGGTGATGAGCCCGGAGGTCCCGCCATACTCATCTACGATGATGGCCATATGGACCTGTTTCTCCTGGAAGTCCCGGAAAAGGTCATCTATTTTTTTGCTCTCGGGCACAAAGAAGCCTGGCCTCAGGAGCGTTTGCCATTTGAATTCTTCTTTTTTATCTAAATGAGGAAGGAGGTCTTTGATGTAAAGAATTCCCTCAATCTTATCCACGGTTTCCGCATAGACGGGAATCCGCGAATACCCTGTTTTATTCACCTTGTCCATGAGGTCATGGAAGTCTGTGTCCACATCCAGCGCCGTGATGTCAATTCTGGATTTCATGATTTGCCGCACAGAAAGGGTGCTAAAGTTTACGATACCTTTTAGAATTCCCTTCTCCTCATCACTTACTTCTTTATCTGCCGTGATTTCCAGTGCCTGGTTGATTTGGTCGACTGATAGGTTATAGCCCTTTTTTTGAATTCGGCTTTCAATAATGTTGCTCAAAGCCATCAAAAACCAGGAGATGGGGCGTAGTATTTTATCAGCGAATGTCAGCATGGGGGCGGTCATTCTCGCAAAGCTGAGGTTATTGTGATTGGCATATACTTTGGGCACAATCTCCCCAAAAAAGATGATCATCACGGTGATGCTCACAGTAAGTACCACGATGACGATACCACCGGCATCTTTGCTACCCACTACCTTCCAGGTCGCAAAGGTAGAAATGGTGACTATAAAAATGTTGGCCAGGTTATTCAGGATAAGTATGGTGGCAAGTAGGCGCTTGGGATCCAGCACCAGGCTGGAAATGTACTTATCGTTCTTATTGCCTGAAGTCTTGGCATCCTGGATTTGATCGTGGCTCAGTGAAAAAAATGCCACCTCAGATCCGGAGATCAGCCCAGAAAGCAAAAGGAGCAGCAATATCCCGATTCCATTGATCAAAAAGAAGGAAACAGGGAGCTGTGTGATTGCCAGAAAAAGTGCCGAGGGATAAGGGTCGTCTAATGCAGTCTCCAAGGAGAGGTCTTTAAGTTAAACATTAGAAGGGGAGGTCATCTGTAACACCCTCTTCCATGGGGCTGCTGCCGGAGCTTTGGGCAGGCGCTGATGACGGCTCCTCATACGGTTGAGAGGTGTTACCCGCTCCTCCAGGAGATCCACCAGATCTGCTACCCAGCATCGTCATATTATCACCCACTACTTCTGTGGTGTAACGAGTCACCCCGTCTTTTTCCCATGATCGGGTTCTTAACTTGCCTTCTACGTAGACCTGATCACCTTTTTTCAGGTATTTTTCGGCTACTTCGGCCAAGCCTCTCCAAAGCACAATGTTGTGCCATTCGGTTTGTTCGCGTCTTTCTCCTGTAGTTCGATCCTTGTAGGTTTCAGAAGTAGCTATGGAAAAGCTCGCCACTACAGCGCCACTTTCCAAATGTCGTACCTCAGGGTCTTTGCCCAGATTTCCTACAAGAATTACTTTATTTACTCCAGCCATAAAATAAAAATAACTTAAAAAACCGCTTGTTGCAAGTGGTTGACGATCACTTTTGGTCGGGGCAAAGTTAACACTTCTTCCCAGCTATACAGATTTAAACCCAAATCTTTACTGAGCATACGGAATGTGTCTTTCATCGTTACCTCAATGTGGTAAAAAGTGACCCACAGCTTTCTGTGTGTAAGAATATGCTGGACAGGCTCAAACTTTTGGTGAAGGATGAGATGGGGGTACTGAGAGAGGAAGTGTGTGATTTGCTCCTCTTGCAGGCCTTGCTCGTGGGTGATGTTATGAAACTCAAAAAGGCCGGTCCAAATGCTTTCTGTTCGCTGTCTCATGAGTGTAGTCCCTTCATGTTCGAAGATCAGATAAGA
This Marinoscillum sp. 108 DNA region includes the following protein-coding sequences:
- a CDS encoding LiaF domain-containing protein, with amino-acid sequence MNSQKRPLFGLFLILIGLVLLLSNLGVISGLPGYIFSWINIFLLLAIANLFSGNYRSVLLFAALWGFFILRQYTDIQLRDYWPLILVVIGLSMLMRKRLRSQVTSTTDDSFDEINIFGGSTKKYTSTSLKGGKITNIFGGSEIDLRDCQPEKVVVIEVLTLFGGCELIVPKEWNISVDTTAIFGGFDDKREASSHKDPAVVYIKGITIFGGGSLKSTK
- a CDS encoding Hsp20 family protein codes for the protein MRVEDRMLIKNLAHTAEIVNTINGGMTEPVINIDKKETEWIVKVRVPGVSAEHLKIEVRDYEMFLFHIISEETTADIELPYLLSAIKLTSQVDFDGIMAEYQAGELSIHLPLDETASGYERDIEIFKK
- the recG gene encoding ATP-dependent DNA helicase RecG produces the protein MTSFFERSIEFLKGVGPQKAELLKKELEIFTFADLLQYYPFRYEDRTRFYKINQVREDRAYIQIIGKFVSFQTVGVGSKQRLVGQFADETGVIELVWFQGVKWVKSRVAVGVPYIVFGKPSRFGSKYNIAHPEVEPLTEKSKQGSYLHPVYTTTEKLKRRFIDSKAISKMMKMLLIEAVNHINETLPPAITQQYRLMDKKSALVQIHFPRNTQELQKALYRLKFEELFYIQLRLLKLKITRIESFPGIRFDNSELLNEYYNKHLPFELTGAQKKVVKEIYQDFRSGKQMNRLVQGDVGSGKTMVAFLSILIAISNGTQTAFMAPTEILAEQHYNGLKEYADLLGIHIGRLTGSSKKSERRVIDEMLQSGDLPIVVGTHALLEDKVKFKNLGLAVIDEQHRFGVAQRAQLWKKGQNAYPHVLVMTATPIPRTLAMTLYGDLDISVIDELPAGRKPIQTHHMRDSHRLKMFSFMEKEIQKGRQVYVVYPLIEESATLDYKDLMDGYESVSRRFPDYPISIVHGKMKSDDKEWEMQRFVKGETKIMVATTVIEVGVNVPNASVMVIENAERFGLSQLHQLRGRVGRGADQSYCILMTGNKLTSEAKLRVQTMVDTTDGFKIAEVDLKIRGPGDLMGTQQSGLMDLMIADLGKDTEILKLARSVATEVLNADPDLKDPKNALIRKQVAAQRKSTVNWSRIS
- the gldD gene encoding gliding motility lipoprotein GldD, which codes for MTIRISILFLISILVLSCGQNPYLPKPKGYNRIDLPAHEYTALADSFPYQFEYSKHARILKDSSWITERYWIDIFYPAMDANIQLTYKPIKNKAELMQEYFSDSYKLTSQHNVKAYAIDEKVLELPNGDFASFTELEGEVPTQLQFHVSDSTAHFLRGALYFKTATKNDSLAPVIRYLKEDALHLLETLEWND
- the gldE gene encoding gliding motility-associated protein GldE — encoded protein: METALDDPYPSALFLAITQLPVSFFLINGIGILLLLLLSGLISGSEVAFFSLSHDQIQDAKTSGNKNDKYISSLVLDPKRLLATILILNNLANIFIVTISTFATWKVVGSKDAGGIVIVVLTVSITVMIIFFGEIVPKVYANHNNLSFARMTAPMLTFADKILRPISWFLMALSNIIESRIQKKGYNLSVDQINQALEITADKEVSDEEKGILKGIVNFSTLSVRQIMKSRIDITALDVDTDFHDLMDKVNKTGYSRIPVYAETVDKIEGILYIKDLLPHLDKKEEFKWQTLLRPGFFVPESKKIDDLFRDFQEKQVHMAIIVDEYGGTSGLITLEDVIEEIVGEINDEFDEENEIAYNKLDANTYIFEGKTSLNDFCKITGVDSDVFEKVKRESESLGGLLLELNTKLPPAGEKITFQQFLFTVVAVDQRRIKRVRVYINPEHSDQMKDFED
- a CDS encoding single-stranded DNA-binding protein; the protein is MAGVNKVILVGNLGKDPEVRHLESGAVVASFSIATSETYKDRTTGERREQTEWHNIVLWRGLAEVAEKYLKKGDQVYVEGKLRTRSWEKDGVTRYTTEVVGDNMTMLGSRSGGSPGGAGNTSQPYEEPSSAPAQSSGSSPMEEGVTDDLPF